The following are encoded together in the Monodelphis domestica isolate mMonDom1 chromosome 5, mMonDom1.pri, whole genome shotgun sequence genome:
- the LOC100011316 gene encoding olfactory receptor 9-like, which produces MGDDNGTTVTEFILLGFSHLGIYKLPLFGGVLFIYLVTLLGNSLIITLTLLDSALGTPMYFFLRHLSILEILYTTTIVPRMLSDLLSSHPVISPASCFIQMYFFALFGGTECCLLCAMAYDRFAAICRPLHYATQMNRQVCVGMVGTSYLMGIMTGSTDALVIFTLPFHGTNIIHHYFCDVLPVVKLASGDTFWAEVGNFIVSFLFIIAPFVLIIFSYARIVITILGLASAQGRQKVFSTCSSHLLVVLLFYGTASIAYMRPGTNANQDMDQIISLFYTVVTPMFNPFIYTLRNKEVMGALRRKLTKHL; this is translated from the coding sequence ATGGGTGATGATAATGGGACAACAGTGACTGAATTTATTTTGTTGGGATTCTCACATTTGGGGATCTATAAGCTCCCTCTCTTTGGGGGAGTGCTCTTTATCTACCTGGTCACCCTGTTGGGCAACTCCCTGATCATCACCCTCACCCTGCTTGACTCAGCCCTAGGCACCCCCATGTACTTCTTCCTCAGACACCTTTCTATTTTAGAGATTCTCTACACAACAACCATTGTGCCTAGGATGCTGAGTGATCTCCTCTCCTCACATCCTGTCATCTCTCCTGCCAGCTGCTTCATCCAGATGTATTTCTTTGCCCTCTTTGGAGGTACTGAATGCTGTCTGCTCTGTGCCATGGCTTATGACCGTTTTGCTGCCATTTGTCGGCCCCTGCACTATGCCACACAGATGAACAGGCAGGTATGTGTGGGTATGGTGGGTACTTCCTATCTAATGGGCATCATGACAGGCAGCACTGATGCCCTAgtcatttttactttgcctttccATGGTACCAACATCATTCATCACTACTTTTGTGATGTTTTACCTGTTGTAAAGTTGGCAAGTGGAGACACATTCTGGGCTGAGGTTGgaaattttattgtttccttcctcTTTATAATTGCCCCCTTTGTACTGATCATATTTTCCTATGCTCGCATTGTTATTACCATACTTGGGTTAGCTTCTGCTCAGGGACGCCAAAAAGTCTTCTCTACTTGCTCTTCCCACCTACTTGTTGTCCTCCTCTTCTATGGAACTGCTTCCATTGCCTACATGAGACCTGGAACCAATGCTAATCAGGACATGGATCAAATCATCTCCCTTTTCTACACAGTTGTAACCCCCATGTTCAATCCTTTTATCTATACCCTGAGGAACAAGGAGGTGATGGGAGCTCTGCGGCGAAAGCTAACAAAACACCTTTGA